Genomic segment of Streptosporangium sp. NBC_01755:
GCGATGCTTCTTCTTGAGTGAGAAGGGTGGCGGCGAGGGGAGGCTCGCGTGCCGTATGCGCAGCCGCTCAAGACGGGGGATCCGGCGGGGCTCGGTGAGTACGAGATCATCGGGCGTCTCGGAGAGGGAGGCCAGGGGGTGGTCTATGTCGGGGTGCGCCCCGACACCGGATCAGAGCCCTACGCGGTCAAGCTTCTGCACGGTTCGGTGGGGGAGGACCCGGAGGTCTTCCTGCGCGAGGTCGAGCTGGCCAAGCAGGTGGCCCGGTTCTGCACGGCCCAGGTGATCGACGCCGGGCTGGACGGCGACCGGCCCTACATCGTCAGCGAGTACGTCGACGGCCCGTCGCTCCACCGCGAGGTCGCGGTCAGCGGGCCCTACGAGGGAGGCAGGTTGGAGCGCCTGGCCATCGGCACGGCCACCGCGCTCGCGGCCATCCACCGTGCCGGGATCGTGCACCGCGACTTCAAGCCGCAGAACGTGCTGATCGGCCCCGACGGGCCGAGGGTCATCGACTTCGGGCTGGCCAGGGCCCTGGACGCGGCGGCCACCCAGAGTGGGCGCGGCGCGGGCACCCCGGCCTACATGGCGCCCGAGCAGGTGGAGGGCGCCGAGATCAACCCGGCGGCCGACGTCTTCGCCTGGGGCGCCACGATATGTTTCGCCGCCAACGCCCAGGCGCCCTTCGGCCAGGACTCGATCGCGGCGGTCCTGAACCGGATTCTCACCGCCGCTCCGCAGCTGGGTCGTCTCGACGGGCTGCTCGGCGCGCTGGTGGTCGACTGCCTGGACAAGAATCCCCGTAACCGCCCCAGCAGCCGGGAGTTGATGCTCGCGCTGCTCGGCAACGACGGGCACAGGTCGGTGCTCGACTCCCGGACCCCTCCGGTACCCGGCGGTCTCGCCCTGCGGGCCGACTCCGGCGAGCCTGACGTCTCGGGGCCATCCGGCGTGTCCGGTCCTTCCGATTCCTCGGGTACGGCAGGTTCCTCTGGCGTGTCGGGCCTGGCGGGGAGGTCGGGCACGTCCGGGTCCGCCCGGTGGGCGAGGTCCGGTGGGCGCGGGTCCCTCACCGAAGGCGAGGACTTCGACGAGCCCCGCACTCACCCGGGGCGGGCGGCCACCAGGGCATCGGTGGCGGTCTCCGGGGCGCTGCTGGTGAGCGCCGCCGTGCTGGTGGGGGTGCTGGTCCCGGCACTGAGCGGTGTCGCCCCCGGAAGTGCGGGGGCACCGCCGTCGGCTGTTCCGGTGGTGGAGACCAGTCCCCAGGTCGAGACGGAGCCGCAGGCGAGCAGGACGAGCCCGCCGGTCAGCCCCCTGCCGACGACCCCGGCCAAACCTCCGCGCGCGGAGGGCGTCAGATCCTCCCCGCTGCCGCCACCCGCGGCCACGACCGTCGTGCCGGCGCTCGTCGGGCTGGATCGTTCCGGAGCGGCGCGTCTGATCAAACAGGCCGGGCTGGCCACCGGGACCGTCCGAGCGGTCGACTCCGACCGGCCGGTCGGGGAGGTGCTCGCGAGCAGCCCGGTGGCGGGGACCACGCTGCCGAAGAAGGGCAGGGTCGCTCTGGAGGTCTCCGCGGGGTTCCAGGTGCCCAAGCTGGTCGGCCTCGCCAGGAGTGCTGCCCGGGCGGCGCTTGCCCAGGCGGGGCTGGTCGCCGGAGGGGTGAGCACGCGCTGCTCGGACCAGCCGGCCGGGCGGGTGCTGGCGAGCACCCCGGGCGCGGGCAGCCGCGTCTCGCCGGGCAGCGCGGTGGCGCTCGTCATCTCCAGGCACGGCGTTCCGGTGCCGTCGATCACCGGCCAGAGCGCGGCCGATGCCTCGAACACGCTCGGCGGGGCGGGTTTCGCCGTACGGACACGGGCGCGGCTGGTCACCAACGAGGCTCAGGACGGCGTTGTGCTGGCGCAGAGCGTGGCGCCCGGCACCTGCGCCCGGCCAGGGGCGACGGTCGTGATCACGGTCGGTGTGGGGGGCCAGAGCGGGCCGGGGCCGGGGCCGAGCCAGGGGCCGGGCGAGACCATCGCGCCTACCGATCCTTCCGACCCGCCGGATCCCGTTCCCGGGGAGGCGGCTCCCTCGGGATGACAGGCCCGTTCGGGCATCCGGTGCGGCGGCGGACCGGGAACTCGGGCGTGGTGCTCGTGGAGGGCAGGAAGGGACGAGGAGATCCGGCGGAGGCCAGGGGAGCCGCCCGCGAGGGAAGCGGGGAAGGGTGTGCCGGGAACTCGGGCGTGGCGCTGATGGGGGGCGGGCGGGAAAGCGGTCAGATGGAGGCCAGGGCGGTGGTCAGGAGGGTCCTCCTGACGTCCTCCTGGGGTAGGTCGATCGTCTTGACCACCGCGTACTGGAGCGACCCCAGCAGGGCCCAGGCCCGGACCCGGCGGGCGGGGTCGGGGTCGGGGCCGGCCAGACGGTGGTAGATCTCGTCGCGGAAGGCGCGGATGATCTCGCCGGGGGAGCCGGGGGGCGCGTTGTCGGCGCCGCTGATGTCCTCCATGATCAACCGGATGATCGCCCGGTGCCTGACCACGAAGGTCACCAGGGCCTCGACGAAGGCCCGCTCGCTGTCGAAGTCGCCCTCGAACAGGGCTATGACGTCCTCGGCGGCGGGCGCGATCAGTTCGGTGGCCAGCCGGTCCTTGGGGTGGAAGTGGTAGGCGACGGCGGTCTTCGTCAGGCCGACCTCCGAGGCGATGTCGGCCAGTGAGGTCGCCGCGTAACCGCGTTCGGCGAACAGCCGGCGGGCGGCGTCGAGGATCCGATCGCGCGTATCGTGTCCGTGCTCAAGTGTGGTCATCGTCTCATTCCCACGCTAGTGAGAGTATTTCCCAATTTGCGGGCCTACTCTCATACCGTAGGGTCTGTACGACCGTACAGTACGGTGTTTCGAACACACCTCAGATTTTAATAGGGCGGTCACCGAATGTCTGGTTTGCTGGGGCGGCTGGGGAGCTGGTGCGCTCGGCACGGCAGGGCGGTGCTGGCACTGTGGGTGGTCGTCGCGGCACTGCTGACGGCGGGCTCGGTGCTGTTCCCCGGACCGGCCACCAACGACACCAGCCTCCCCGGCACCGACGCCCAGCGGGCGATGGACCTGCTGCAGGACGGTTTCGGCCCCGGTTACAAAATGGGTGGTGCGGTCCAGCTCGTCCTTTACTCTCCCGCCGGCTCCCTCATCACCGAGCCGAGGAAGAGCGCGGTGAAACGTGCCGCGGAGCAGATCCGCAAGGTCCCGCACGTGGTGGAGGTGACCCCTCCCT
This window contains:
- a CDS encoding protein kinase domain-containing protein yields the protein MPYAQPLKTGDPAGLGEYEIIGRLGEGGQGVVYVGVRPDTGSEPYAVKLLHGSVGEDPEVFLREVELAKQVARFCTAQVIDAGLDGDRPYIVSEYVDGPSLHREVAVSGPYEGGRLERLAIGTATALAAIHRAGIVHRDFKPQNVLIGPDGPRVIDFGLARALDAAATQSGRGAGTPAYMAPEQVEGAEINPAADVFAWGATICFAANAQAPFGQDSIAAVLNRILTAAPQLGRLDGLLGALVVDCLDKNPRNRPSSRELMLALLGNDGHRSVLDSRTPPVPGGLALRADSGEPDVSGPSGVSGPSDSSGTAGSSGVSGLAGRSGTSGSARWARSGGRGSLTEGEDFDEPRTHPGRAATRASVAVSGALLVSAAVLVGVLVPALSGVAPGSAGAPPSAVPVVETSPQVETEPQASRTSPPVSPLPTTPAKPPRAEGVRSSPLPPPAATTVVPALVGLDRSGAARLIKQAGLATGTVRAVDSDRPVGEVLASSPVAGTTLPKKGRVALEVSAGFQVPKLVGLARSAARAALAQAGLVAGGVSTRCSDQPAGRVLASTPGAGSRVSPGSAVALVISRHGVPVPSITGQSAADASNTLGGAGFAVRTRARLVTNEAQDGVVLAQSVAPGTCARPGATVVITVGVGGQSGPGPGPSQGPGETIAPTDPSDPPDPVPGEAAPSG
- a CDS encoding TetR/AcrR family transcriptional regulator; the protein is MTTLEHGHDTRDRILDAARRLFAERGYAATSLADIASEVGLTKTAVAYHFHPKDRLATELIAPAAEDVIALFEGDFDSERAFVEALVTFVVRHRAIIRLIMEDISGADNAPPGSPGEIIRAFRDEIYHRLAGPDPDPARRVRAWALLGSLQYAVVKTIDLPQEDVRRTLLTTALASI